The Novipirellula aureliae sequence CACTCCCGAGGAGGAGAAGAAATCACTGAAACAGTTCGAGGTCTTGAATTTCGTCCTGCAATTCTGCCCGACCGTCCCGTCCGAGGTCGAGCTGATGGAGCGTTTCGCCAAGCTCGGCATCGGGGCAGGCAAAACCTTCGATGCTGCCACGTTCTCGCCGGAGGTGCAAAAAGCGATCGAGGAAGGTATTGGCGATGCATGGATTGAATTTGACGGACTGGTCAAACAATTCGATGAAGGTAAGGTCACATCCGGCGATGTCTTCGGCACCCGGAAGTATTTGAAGGGAAACTACCTCTATCGCCTAGCTGGTGCCGCTCTCGGCATCTACGGCAATTCGAAAGAGGAAGCGATGTATCCGGTCCTACGGATCGATGCGGAAGGCAAGCCGCTGACGGGAGCCAACAACTACACCCTCCATTTCCCCAATGGCCAACTCCCGCCCGTCCACGCATTCTGGTCGGCCACCATGTATGAGCTTCCCCAGAGCCTGCTCGTCGCCAATCCGATCGACCGCTACCTCATCAACTCGCCGATGCTTCCCGAACTCAAGAAGGATGCCGATAGTGGCCTCACCCTCTACATCCAGAACGAATCTCCTGGTAAGGAACTGGAATCCAACTGGTTACCAGCACCCAAAGGGTCGTTTGCTGTCTACATGCGACTCTACTGGCCGAAAGAGGCCGCTATCGATGGCTCATGGAAAGCGCCGAAACTTGAAAAAGTGAAGTAATCCCACTTCGATTCTGAACCACTTGGGTCGGACCAGTCGCTCCGGCCCGCCTAATTTGCAACCAACCACAATGAGAAATTCAATCAATCCAATGACCATGAAACGAAACGTCATCACCTTAACACTCACCGCCGTACTCAGCATCACGAGCGTCTACGCACAAACCCATTCAACCGGAGGATCCAAGACGCCTATCGTTGTCAATGTCGACAATTTTAACAAAGCTCAAACGGACCTTGAGTTTGAAGGAATTCTGAAGTTGTCGGGGATCAATCAAGTCCATAGCAATCGGACGCCCACCCCGATCGACAAGCAAAATGTCATTCGCATGAACCGGGACACGCTATACAGTATCGGCGTGATCAACATTTCCAAAGGCGCGACGGTCACCCTTCCCGATAGTGGCAAGCGATACATGTCATTGATGGTCATCAACAATGACGGGTATGTGAATGAAGTCTATTACGGTGCCGGATCGCATGAATTGACGATGGAGAAATTTGAAACACCCTACGTCGGTATCGTCATTCGGACCCTTGCCAACCCGGAAGATCCCGCCGATTTGGCGATCGCTCACAAACTGCAGGACCAAATTCAGATTGAGGCGGGATCCGACGAACCCTTTGTTTTGCCGAACTATGACAAAGCCAGCTATAAAGCGACACTTGATGCGATCCTTGAATTGGCCAAGGGACTGAAACGCTACACCCAGACTTTCGGCTCCAAAGCCGACGTCAATCCAGTTCACTTCATGATCGGCACTGCATCCGCCTGGGGCGGCCTGCCGGACAAGGACGCTCAGTATATCAATGTCCAACCGAATCTTCCGGTCGGCGAATACGAGATCACAGTCAAGGACGTCCCGGTCAAGGGCTTTTGGTCCATCAGCCTCTACAACGAAGAGGGATACTTCCAACAAAACAAGTACAACGCCTACAGCCTCAACAGTCTGACCGCTAAACCCAATAGCGACGGTTCCTACACCATCCGTTTTGGCGGGGATCCTGATACGACCGAGAATTGTCTGCCGATCATGAAAGGTTGGAACTACGCCGTTCGAATGTATGAACCGAGCCAGGCGATCATCGACGGCACCTGGACATTCCCGGGCCCGCCGACGAAGCGAAGCAAGTGATCTACCTAATCACCAAAAGATAAAAAACGTTTCAAATTTTATTTTGGTAGCGGTTCTTTGTTCAAGATCCGCTACCAACAGGATCTTTAACAAGATCCACTTCAATTTGCGGATCTTGTTCAAGATCCGCTACCAACAGGATCTTTAACAAGATCCACTACAATTTGTGGATCTTGCTCAAGATCCGCTACCAACAGGATCTTTAACAAGATCCACTACAATTTGCGGATCTTGCTCAAGATCCGCTACCAACAGGATCTTTAACAAGATCCACTACAATTTGCGGCTTCGCCGCCTTAAGACTCGTCACCAACTAAATAAATATCATGAAATCAAAAATCATCACCCTTACCCTCCTAGGCACGCTCACCGTGGCGACAGCGCACGGACAGAGCGACCCAGCGAGGGAAGCTGCGAAAACGATGGCGGCTTCCATCCCAGACAAAGTCCAGACGGTCGCTGGCGAGCTGGAATTCTTCGATGGTGTGCCAATTGGCGACACAAACGATCTCGTCTATGACTACCTGACCCGCTCGCGGGCGCTCGGAGTCTACCTCGACAATGTCGGTGCGGTATCGATCTACAGCGTCCTTGCCGGGATGGCCGAGCAAGGTGCCGACGCACCGAACAAGATCGCCATCTGGGAACAGTTGATGGATTCCCGGACGCCGGTCATCACCTCGAATACCTCGACGATGTACGCCTACGCTCCCACGGATCTGGCAAACGATGGCCCTACCGTCATCGAGATCCCGCCGGGCATGCTCGGCTTCCTCGACGATGCCTGGCAGCGATTCGTCGGCAACATGGGTGTCACGGGACCGGACAAGGGCAAGGGCGGTAAATACCTCGTCATCCCTCCCGGCTATGAGGGCGATATCCCGGACGGCTACTTCCTGCTAAAACCGCCGACCAACCGGAACTTCCTCTTTCTGCGTGGTTCCATCAAGGATGGCCTCGAGGCAGCCGTTGAGAACTTCAAATCGGGACTGAAAGTTTATCCGTTGAAGGATGCCGCCAATCCGGCACCGACAGAACTCGTCAACATGTCCGGCCGCTCGTTCAGCACGATCTTCCCGAGTACCCTGGAATACTATGAGATATTGAACAACATCGTTCAGGCCGAACCCATCGATGCGGTCGGTCCCGAAGTGCGTGGATACATGGCCAGTATCGGTATTGTCAAAGGACAGCCCTTCAATCCTGACGAGCGGATGAAGAAGTTGCTAACCGAGGCGGCCTTGCTTGGAAATGCCGCAGGGCGTTCCATTACATACGACACACGAATCTCTGGGGTGAAGATCTATCCCGATACGAATAGCAATTGGGTGACCGCTTATGCGAACAAAAACACCTCCTTTCAAGCAGACGGCGCGATGAATCTCGATGCTCGTGTGCTCTTCTACTACAATGCGGGTGGCGTGACCCCCGCGATGGCAACACCTCACGTGGGACAAGGCTCCGATTACGCATTGGGAGTGTTGGACAACCGCGATCAGCCTTTCGATGGAGCGAAGACCTACAAGCTGCATTTGCCCCCGAACGTGCCGGTCAATGATTTCTGGGCGGTCACGATCTACGACACTCAGACCCGTTGCCAGCTCCAAACTAGCCAGCTTTTTCCCACCGTCGGCAGCCTTACCAAGGGGATGAAGAAGAATCAAGACGGTTCCTACGACGTCTACTTCGGGCCGAAAGCACCCGAGGGCAAGGAAGGCAACTGGCTTGCCACCAACCCCGGCAAAAGCTGGTTCTGCATCCTTCGCATGTACGGACCGCTCGAGCCTTGGATCGAAAAAACCTGGCGTCCCGGCGAAATTGAACCCCTGAACTAGACCCAGGATTCGACTTTGCACCACCGACCTTGGTCTTCCTCGAAGAACCAATCGCTCACTACCATTTCACACTAATTTCACCCTTCAATAGGTCAGAGAATCAATGAAAACCCGCGTATTTACCCTCACTTTCCTCACAGCCATCATGATGACGATCAACGTCTCTGGCCAAGAAGGCGGGACCATCCCCCAATCCATCCTGACACCGGACGTGGTCGAGACCGACCTCGGCAAGTTGACGTTCAAGGATGGCGCGCCGACCGAACATACCGCCAACGCGGTCGCCGACATGCTGCTCTTCACCAACGGCCTGAATGTCTATAACAACAGCTTCCGCGGGGCTTCCGCATTGGGAATCCAGAAAGGCTTCGCCAGCATCGGTGCTGGCTTCAACGAGGTTGTCATCTTTTCGGACCTGATGGACGCCGCCTCCATCTTCCTGACGGCAAACGCTGACACCGTTTACTATCTTTCCGTGGTCGACCTCAGCAAGGGTCCGATGGTGATCGAGCAGCCGCCCAAGGGCGTAGGCACCATCAACGATATGTGGTTCTCTTGGATCATCGACATCGGTTTTCCCGGTCCCGATCGCGGCGAAGGCGGCAAGTACCTGATCGTCCCACCCGGCTACGAGGGCTCGCTTCCCGACAGCGGTTTCCATGTCGCCCATTCCAAAACTAACCGAGTGCTCTATGCGTCTCGCGCCTACCTGGTCAACAATGACCCGAAGCCTGCGGTAGAGATGATCAAGCAAAACATGAAGATCTATCCGTTCACGCCGGGCGGGTACGGCACCAGTATTGCTACTGCCCTCGAGGGCGGTTTGCGACTCGGCAAGAACCCGCCAGTACCAGCGACCAAGTTCATCGAGGCCAGCGGCAAGGCTTTCAATACCGTCCCACCGAGCGACTTCGGCTTCTTTGAGATAATCAATGAGAATGTTCAGAACGAACCGGCGACCAGCTACGACGTCGAACTCGCCGGCCAACTTGCCGCTATCGGCATCGTCCACGGCAAGCCCTTCAATCCGGACGCCAAGACCAAACGCGTTCTTACCGATGCCGCCAAATTTGGCAATGCCAGCGGCCGCGTCCTCAACTGGCGCTATTCCGGCATGCACCCCGACTGGAGCTACTACGAAGGCTCGAACTGGGGCAACATGCTCTGGGAAGGTGGCTACAACTTCGAAACGCCACCGCCGATGCTCACCAAGGAAGGCATGTTCAAACCGAACCCGCCGACCGGCGCGCGCACCTTGGATTCACGCACCGCGTTCTACTTCGGCTACACGCTGGACTCTCCCGGCATGATCATGCGGTTGCCTCGCGTCGGTTCGCAGTATCTGATGTCCTTCCTGGATTCACAGGGCACGCCTTTCGATGGTGCCCAGACCTACAAGGTCACTCTGCCCAAGGGGATCCCAGCCGCCGCATTCTGGTCCTTCACTGTCTATGACAACCAGTCGCGGTCCATGCTCGCCACGCCACAGAAATATCCGCGTGCCGGCAGCCAGACCTATCCGTCGCCAGCCGCGAAAGCCAACGCTGACGGTTCCACAACGATCTACTTCAGCCCGAAACAGCCGGAAGGCGTCGAACGTGGGAATTGGATTCAAACCATGCCGAACAAGGGCTGGTTCACCATCCTCCGCCTCTACAGCCCGCTCGAGTCATTCTTCACCAAAGAATGGCAACCGACGGAGATCGAGTTGGTGAAATAGGTTTCATGGATCCGACGCGCGTGTCGTTTCACAGCAAACGGCACACGCGTTCATTGGAGAAACCAAGCATCGGGATTTATTAACCGAAGAGACCAGAGGGAACCGAGAAGACGAGCTTTCTACCTGTCCCGTTGCAGTCGCTCCGCTACCTCGGATTCCTTCTGTTCGATTTCTTTTTCCCCACGACACAACGTGTCCTTGCCACCTAGTCAAGTTTGCTTGCTCCTAGGAATGCTAATCATAGAATCACGCTCATCAGCCTGTATGGGCATCGACCTAGCGAGCGTGGTCACGGCACAGCAAGCTCTGCCATTCTCGCCCCAACCGTCTGCAGAACGACCGGGGCTGCTTAAAAACCGGGGCTGCCGATTCGCGGCGGCCGGTGGGTTGAGTGTTCCATTCGCAATTTCGCGGCGTCTTCCAGCTTGGGAACATTTCCCAGAGCGATGGTGCGGATGCCCGAAGTCCGCACTTCCAAGTCTTGGCGACAAACCCAGCCTCGTCACAAATCGCGTACAGGTGAAGCACCTCGGCACCCGATTCGCGGTTGGAAATTGAAAAAGAAGAGACAGACAATCCGATTCCAACGGCTGATTGATTCCCGGAAATCGTCGGATGAACCGCTTTGCACAGCATTGCCATGGCTCAGGGTCATGCAACCTTGAAATTCCGTCAGCGCTGGATATAACATCCGAACCAAATCAATCCCCCCTCAACAACGCAATACGCTCTCATGGACAAAAACGTACTGATACACCTTGGCGGTTTTATCGTCATATTGCTTGCGCTCAACTATTTCTTTCATCTGCATATTTCGATCATAGGCAGTTTGGTTCTGACGTTGGGACTTTCTTTTGTCAGTAGTTTGTTTCAGCGATGATTCTCGACACACATCGTGTGAACTCTGAATGAACCCCCTGAACCACAACCCTGAAACCAATCGATGAAGTGTGTTTTGGGCCAGCACGTGGAACGTCTTCGAGTTGCAAGTCTTGATCGTTGGATTGGAACGGCATTTCAACGACTGGAAGTGGATCACGCCGTCATTTGCGATCAAGAATTTTCCTCGCCTCGGCAGGCTCAAAATCAAAACCGAAAGAAGCACGCGTGACTGAAACCAATTCTGAACCGGGAAATAACGAATCGAAGCTTGGCGCACTGTCGACGCTTTCCATCGGCATCGGTGGGATGGTCGGTGGCGGCATTTTTGCCGTGACCGGACTGACGATTCAGGTCACCCGTGGTGGCGCGCCGATTGCCTTTCTGATCGCGGGAATCGTGGCGTTACTCACCAGCTACTCCTACTTAAAGTTGACGCTCCGTTTCCCGGGCGAAGGGGGCACGGTTGATTTCCTGAATCGGGGGTTCGGAAGCGGTATCGTCACAGGGTCAGCCAACATCTTGCTGGTCATGAGTTATGTCGTGCTGGTCGCCGTTTATGCCTATGCCTTTGGAAGCTATGGCGCGAGTTTTTTCCCAGAGGCTGATCGGCCGTTCTGGAGTCACGTGCTGACCAGTGGCGTGATTGTCGGTTTGGTCATTTTGAATATTCTCGCGTCGAACCTGGTGATTCGATCCGAGAATGCATTTAACGCCATCAAGATGCTGCTGTTGACTGTTTTTATCGTGGCAGGATTGCTGACGCCGATGGATTGGACTCGGCTCAGCCCTGATAACTTTGTGGCGGCACCGAGTCTGATTGCCGGTGCGATGCTGATTTTTTTGAACTACGAGGGATTCGAACTGATTGCCAACGCGTCCAAGGATGTGGCCAATCCGAAGCGGACGCTACCGATAGCCTATATCGGCGGAGTCCTAGTTGTGATCGCGATTTACATGCTGATTGTGATTGTCGTGGTCGGGCATTTGAGTTTCGGGGAAGTGGCGAAAGACAGCGACACGGCTTTGTCGGTCGCAGCGGAGGATGTGATGGGCAGAACCGGTTTTATCGCAATTGCCGTGGCCGCCTTGTTGGCAACCAGTTCAGCAATCAATGCCACATTCTTCAGTACTGGGAAACTGGCATACATCATCGCAAAGACGGGTGAATTGCCAACCGAATTGGAGCGATCTTTTCGTAGCCAACATTTTGAAGGAACTCTGATCACGGCGGCGCTGGCTCTTGTCGTGGCTAATTTGGTTCCGCTCGAAGCGATCGCCACCATGGGCAGTGCCGGATTCTTGCTGATCTTCATGATGGTCAATATTGCCAACATTCGCCTGGCACGCGAAACCAACAGCCACGCCTGGTTGTCGGGTCTAGCGGCATTGAGTACTGCCATTGCCCTGATCCTACTGTGTATCAAAGTCGACGAAAATCCCGCGACTCGCAACCACTTGTGGATCTTGGTGGGGATGATCGTCGGTTCGTTTGCGATTGAGATCGTGTATCGAAAATTCACCGGGCGACAGGTTCAATTGAACGAGGAAAAAGTCAGGACTTAGCCGCTGGGCGGCACCTCAGGCGGCGTCCAGGTAGAGGACGAAGAAAATACAGCCGATCAGTATGCTCCAAAAAGCGCCGCACCACGTCCCGCCGCAGGTACCTTGTCCATGCACCGTTCTGGGCGTATTCTTGCCCTCGAACTAGGTCACCGTTGCAACATTCAATACCACAATGGTAGATGTCATGACAAAATTCCGTTCGAGTAAAAACAGCATCAACTAAAGTCAACATTTCACAAAGGAAAACGCCTTCGCATGTCGCATTCAAAGAAACCACACGACGGTCACGACCATCAGAACGCTGAGCATGTCAGGTCGGTCAAAAGCAAAAAGATCCATCACGACTGGCGATTCTGGACCGCGATAGTGTTGATGTTGTTGGCGATGGTCGGTTATGTGTTATCTTTAGACGAGTCGGTTCGGCCCGACGGCGCGGCCGACCTTGAAGTACCGATGACGGCAGATTGATCCTCACGACGGATGTCGGCGTTTGTTCAGAATAATGTCATTGTTCGTTCAGGATAGATAGTTGCCCATGTCACGCAGAAGCGAAAAACGTTCAGGACTTGGTAAGCGGCTAGCGGTCGTCATTGCCATGGGATTGTTCTGCTATGCCATCGTTGCCTACTTGATCATCCCGTTTGGCTGGGAAAGGTACGGCGACAAGCACCCTCCATTCGATGACAACCCGAGAATCGCGCAAACGAGCGATGGGCATCCTGGCGATGCGAAGCTGACAGTAACCGAGAGTTTATTGCAGGCGGATTTGCGCGTCTTGAG is a genomic window containing:
- a CDS encoding DUF1254 domain-containing protein produces the protein MKTTRARFIQMALAGLITSTAFMGCEKKAANTDTATGEKPDKEVVLPALTTEEARAIAKEAAIYGFPVIDNYRINYDYYFKPGTPEYKGPPNTLINVPRVYTPADTAVQTPNSDTPYSWMGADLRAEPIVLTVPEIPKDRYFSIQFVDAYTYNFAYAGSRATGNGGGNFLLAGPNWKGEKPPGITEVIQSDTELNTVIYRTQLFDPADIDNVKKIQSEYKVQPLSQFLGKPAPAAAPKIDYMVPCTPEEEKKSLKQFEVLNFVLQFCPTVPSEVELMERFAKLGIGAGKTFDAATFSPEVQKAIEEGIGDAWIEFDGLVKQFDEGKVTSGDVFGTRKYLKGNYLYRLAGAALGIYGNSKEEAMYPVLRIDAEGKPLTGANNYTLHFPNGQLPPVHAFWSATMYELPQSLLVANPIDRYLINSPMLPELKKDADSGLTLYIQNESPGKELESNWLPAPKGSFAVYMRLYWPKEAAIDGSWKAPKLEKVK
- a CDS encoding DUF1214 domain-containing protein, producing the protein MTMKRNVITLTLTAVLSITSVYAQTHSTGGSKTPIVVNVDNFNKAQTDLEFEGILKLSGINQVHSNRTPTPIDKQNVIRMNRDTLYSIGVINISKGATVTLPDSGKRYMSLMVINNDGYVNEVYYGAGSHELTMEKFETPYVGIVIRTLANPEDPADLAIAHKLQDQIQIEAGSDEPFVLPNYDKASYKATLDAILELAKGLKRYTQTFGSKADVNPVHFMIGTASAWGGLPDKDAQYINVQPNLPVGEYEITVKDVPVKGFWSISLYNEEGYFQQNKYNAYSLNSLTAKPNSDGSYTIRFGGDPDTTENCLPIMKGWNYAVRMYEPSQAIIDGTWTFPGPPTKRSK
- a CDS encoding DUF1254 domain-containing protein — translated: MKSKIITLTLLGTLTVATAHGQSDPAREAAKTMAASIPDKVQTVAGELEFFDGVPIGDTNDLVYDYLTRSRALGVYLDNVGAVSIYSVLAGMAEQGADAPNKIAIWEQLMDSRTPVITSNTSTMYAYAPTDLANDGPTVIEIPPGMLGFLDDAWQRFVGNMGVTGPDKGKGGKYLVIPPGYEGDIPDGYFLLKPPTNRNFLFLRGSIKDGLEAAVENFKSGLKVYPLKDAANPAPTELVNMSGRSFSTIFPSTLEYYEILNNIVQAEPIDAVGPEVRGYMASIGIVKGQPFNPDERMKKLLTEAALLGNAAGRSITYDTRISGVKIYPDTNSNWVTAYANKNTSFQADGAMNLDARVLFYYNAGGVTPAMATPHVGQGSDYALGVLDNRDQPFDGAKTYKLHLPPNVPVNDFWAVTIYDTQTRCQLQTSQLFPTVGSLTKGMKKNQDGSYDVYFGPKAPEGKEGNWLATNPGKSWFCILRMYGPLEPWIEKTWRPGEIEPLN
- a CDS encoding DUF1254 domain-containing protein yields the protein MKTRVFTLTFLTAIMMTINVSGQEGGTIPQSILTPDVVETDLGKLTFKDGAPTEHTANAVADMLLFTNGLNVYNNSFRGASALGIQKGFASIGAGFNEVVIFSDLMDAASIFLTANADTVYYLSVVDLSKGPMVIEQPPKGVGTINDMWFSWIIDIGFPGPDRGEGGKYLIVPPGYEGSLPDSGFHVAHSKTNRVLYASRAYLVNNDPKPAVEMIKQNMKIYPFTPGGYGTSIATALEGGLRLGKNPPVPATKFIEASGKAFNTVPPSDFGFFEIINENVQNEPATSYDVELAGQLAAIGIVHGKPFNPDAKTKRVLTDAAKFGNASGRVLNWRYSGMHPDWSYYEGSNWGNMLWEGGYNFETPPPMLTKEGMFKPNPPTGARTLDSRTAFYFGYTLDSPGMIMRLPRVGSQYLMSFLDSQGTPFDGAQTYKVTLPKGIPAAAFWSFTVYDNQSRSMLATPQKYPRAGSQTYPSPAAKANADGSTTIYFSPKQPEGVERGNWIQTMPNKGWFTILRLYSPLESFFTKEWQPTEIELVK
- a CDS encoding APC family permease — its product is MTETNSEPGNNESKLGALSTLSIGIGGMVGGGIFAVTGLTIQVTRGGAPIAFLIAGIVALLTSYSYLKLTLRFPGEGGTVDFLNRGFGSGIVTGSANILLVMSYVVLVAVYAYAFGSYGASFFPEADRPFWSHVLTSGVIVGLVILNILASNLVIRSENAFNAIKMLLLTVFIVAGLLTPMDWTRLSPDNFVAAPSLIAGAMLIFLNYEGFELIANASKDVANPKRTLPIAYIGGVLVVIAIYMLIVIVVVGHLSFGEVAKDSDTALSVAAEDVMGRTGFIAIAVAALLATSSAINATFFSTGKLAYIIAKTGELPTELERSFRSQHFEGTLITAALALVVANLVPLEAIATMGSAGFLLIFMMVNIANIRLARETNSHAWLSGLAALSTAIALILLCIKVDENPATRNHLWILVGMIVGSFAIEIVYRKFTGRQVQLNEEKVRT